One part of the Parabacteroides distasonis ATCC 8503 genome encodes these proteins:
- a CDS encoding dTDP-glucose 4,6-dehydratase — MEFKRNILITGGAGFIGSHVVRLFVNKYIDCHIINLDKLTYAGNLANLKDIENRQNYTFVKADICDFIKIQELMVQYEVDGVIHLAAESHVDRSIKDPFTFARTNVMGTLSLLQAAKLYWESLPEKYEGKMFYHISTDEVYGALTMSHPEGIEPPFITTASSGGHHHAYGKDFFYENTKYNPHSPYSASKASSDHFVRAFHDTYGMPTIVTNCSNNYGPYQFPEKLIPLFINNIRHRKPLPVYGRGENVRDWLFVEDHARAIDLIFHQGKVADTYNIGGFNEWKNIDIIKVIIRTVDRLLGRREGEDMDLITYVTDRLGHDARYAIDSTKLQKELGWEPLYQFEEGIEKTVKWYLENQEWMDNITSGECERYYDSMYNGR; from the coding sequence ATGGAATTTAAGCGGAATATACTTATAACAGGAGGAGCCGGATTTATTGGTAGCCATGTGGTGCGCCTGTTTGTGAACAAGTATATTGATTGTCATATCATTAACTTGGATAAATTGACATATGCTGGGAATTTGGCAAATCTTAAGGACATAGAGAACAGGCAAAATTACACTTTTGTAAAGGCTGATATTTGCGATTTTATAAAGATTCAAGAGTTAATGGTGCAATATGAAGTGGACGGTGTGATTCATTTAGCAGCAGAAAGCCATGTGGATCGGAGTATCAAGGATCCGTTCACTTTCGCTCGAACGAATGTGATGGGAACCCTATCCTTATTACAAGCGGCCAAATTGTATTGGGAATCGCTACCTGAAAAATATGAAGGTAAGATGTTTTACCATATCTCAACGGATGAGGTTTATGGTGCGTTAACCATGAGTCATCCGGAGGGAATAGAACCGCCATTTATCACTACCGCTTCCTCGGGTGGGCATCACCATGCCTACGGAAAGGATTTCTTTTATGAGAATACCAAGTATAACCCACATAGTCCATACTCCGCAAGTAAGGCGAGCAGTGACCATTTTGTTCGTGCATTCCACGATACCTACGGGATGCCGACTATTGTGACTAATTGTAGTAATAATTATGGCCCTTACCAGTTCCCAGAGAAGCTGATTCCCTTATTCATTAATAATATTCGTCATCGCAAACCCCTGCCTGTTTACGGAAGAGGCGAGAATGTGCGGGATTGGTTGTTCGTTGAAGATCATGCCCGTGCCATTGATTTGATATTTCATCAGGGTAAGGTTGCGGATACCTATAATATAGGGGGCTTCAATGAATGGAAGAATATTGATATCATCAAGGTGATCATTCGTACCGTAGACCGTTTGTTGGGACGTAGGGAAGGAGAGGATATGGATCTCATCACTTATGTAACCGACCGTTTGGGACATGATGCTCGGTATGCCATTGATTCTACCAAATTGCAGAAAGAACTAGGTTGGGAACCTTTATATCAATTTGAAGAAGGTATTGAAAAGACCGTAAAATGGTATTTGGAGAATCAGGAATGGATGGATAACATCACGAGTGGGGAGTGTGAGAGGTATTATGATTCTATGTACAACGGTAGGTGA
- a CDS encoding DegT/DnrJ/EryC1/StrS family aminotransferase, translating into MIPFLSLKDLTALHAEEIHEVVCRVVDSGWYLQGKENDTFETNYAKYIGTGYCIGCANGLDALIWIFRAYIELGVMKPGDEVIVPANTYIATILAITENGLKPILVEPKLNTLEIDEDLIEEVITPRTKAIAIVHLYGRIAYTEKIGTLCKKYDLKLVEDCAQSHGCFYQDGRMTGNLGDAAGHSFYPGKNLGALGDGGAVTTNDKELAVAIRALANYGSQKKYVFKYTGRNSRLDEIQAAVLDVKLKYLKEDNAHRKMIGKYYIDHINNPHINFPDTLPEEQNVFHLFPVFCERRDELQAYLTKNGVGTVIHYPIPPHKQECYKQWNELAFPITEQIASQELSLPISPVLTIEEATYVVNVLNKWE; encoded by the coding sequence ATGATTCCATTTCTTTCATTAAAAGATTTGACTGCTCTTCACGCAGAGGAGATTCACGAAGTTGTGTGTCGTGTGGTTGATAGCGGTTGGTATTTACAAGGTAAGGAAAATGATACTTTCGAGACTAACTATGCCAAATATATAGGAACAGGGTATTGTATTGGTTGTGCAAATGGTCTTGACGCACTTATATGGATATTCCGAGCGTACATTGAATTGGGCGTGATGAAACCTGGTGATGAGGTGATTGTTCCTGCTAATACCTATATAGCTACGATTTTGGCAATAACAGAAAATGGTTTGAAGCCGATTTTAGTAGAGCCGAAACTCAATACGCTTGAGATTGATGAAGACTTGATAGAAGAGGTCATTACGCCTAGAACGAAAGCTATTGCCATTGTCCATTTGTATGGACGTATAGCTTATACGGAGAAAATCGGAACGTTATGCAAAAAGTACGATCTGAAATTGGTGGAGGATTGTGCACAAAGTCATGGTTGTTTCTATCAAGATGGACGTATGACTGGCAACTTGGGGGATGCGGCAGGCCATAGCTTTTATCCGGGTAAGAATTTAGGGGCATTGGGTGATGGCGGTGCGGTGACGACGAATGATAAGGAATTAGCTGTAGCCATCCGAGCGTTGGCCAATTATGGAAGCCAAAAGAAATACGTATTTAAATATACGGGACGTAATAGTCGTTTGGATGAAATCCAAGCAGCCGTGTTGGACGTGAAGCTAAAATATTTAAAGGAAGACAACGCCCACAGAAAGATGATCGGAAAATATTATATAGATCATATAAACAATCCGCATATCAATTTTCCGGATACGCTTCCTGAAGAGCAAAATGTATTTCATCTTTTTCCGGTATTTTGCGAAAGGCGGGATGAGCTCCAAGCTTATTTAACCAAGAATGGAGTAGGTACGGTTATACATTATCCGATTCCTCCTCATAAACAGGAGTGTTATAAGCAATGGAATGAACTAGCATTCCCGATAACAGAACAAATAGCCTCACAAGAATTGAGCTTGCCTATAAGTCCTGTATTGACAATAGAGGAGGCAACTTATGTGGTAAATGTATTGAATAAATGGGAATAG
- a CDS encoding ATP-grasp domain-containing protein, whose translation MNNNQTRVLITAIGTMNCTTIISELKKAEEVFYVIGADINGKYSIANSNEVDEFFQFPSVLHDREGYVQYLLNFCKEHNVEVFFCVVDEEVEVVAKHKEDFNAIGITLCLANIDAIITCHNKNLFAEWSEKNIAKYCIKRYENITDVNNDNFPIFIKPVEGRASIGCRKIENMEELWKYASVWDNYIAQEYVTGEIVSVDIVRNRKTEQFEVVQKLELLRNSNGCGIAVEIVDIPEIRQLCCIIADIFNLNGVINAEFFITNKGLKIIEINPRLPAGIEYSCMAGLDVVLNALRIARGEACIFKDIKIGAHYAKRYETYEIK comes from the coding sequence ATGAATAATAATCAAACAAGAGTCTTGATTACTGCAATAGGTACAATGAATTGTACAACTATAATAAGTGAATTAAAGAAGGCTGAAGAGGTTTTTTATGTGATTGGAGCTGATATAAATGGAAAATATAGTATTGCAAATTCCAATGAAGTTGATGAATTTTTTCAATTTCCCTCTGTATTACATGATAGGGAAGGTTATGTTCAATATCTACTGAATTTTTGTAAGGAACATAATGTAGAGGTGTTTTTTTGTGTGGTAGATGAAGAAGTTGAGGTTGTTGCAAAACATAAAGAAGATTTTAATGCTATTGGTATTACATTGTGTCTCGCAAATATAGATGCTATAATTACTTGTCATAATAAGAATTTATTTGCAGAATGGTCGGAAAAAAATATCGCAAAATATTGTATAAAGAGATATGAAAATATAACGGATGTTAATAATGATAATTTTCCAATATTTATCAAACCTGTTGAGGGAAGAGCTAGTATAGGATGCAGAAAAATTGAAAATATGGAAGAGCTGTGGAAGTATGCTAGTGTTTGGGATAATTATATTGCTCAAGAATATGTGACAGGTGAAATTGTTTCTGTTGACATAGTCCGTAATAGAAAAACAGAGCAATTTGAGGTTGTTCAAAAATTAGAATTACTCCGCAATAGTAATGGGTGTGGTATTGCGGTGGAAATTGTAGATATTCCTGAAATACGACAACTCTGTTGTATAATTGCAGATATCTTTAATTTGAATGGTGTGATAAATGCAGAATTTTTCATAACCAATAAAGGCCTAAAAATCATAGAAATTAACCCTAGGCTTCCGGCTGGTATTGAATATTCATGTATGGCTGGTTTGGATGTTGTGCTTAATGCTTTGCGTATAGCTCGTGGAGAAGCTTGTATTTTTAAGGATATTAAAATAGGAGCTCATTATGCAAAAAGATATGAAACGTATGAGATAAAATAA
- a CDS encoding IspD/TarI family cytidylyltransferase, which produces MNIALLTAGGTGTRMHQDIPKQFLHVKNKPILIYTLEAFERHPSIDAIIVVGLERWIDIIWAYAKQFNITKLKWVVSGGNTGHESIRNGLLELEKHCDISDVVMIHDGNRPMISPDIISDSLAKQKEFGSAVAVIPCVEVVFKSKDGQSSTINIPRDELLRTQTPHTYELGKLLWAHRESDRLGISNTVASCDLMCRLGETVYFSKGSERNLKITTVEDIEIFTSLLDYRKEEGLK; this is translated from the coding sequence ATGAATATCGCATTATTAACCGCCGGAGGAACCGGCACTCGTATGCATCAAGATATACCCAAGCAATTTCTTCATGTTAAGAATAAACCTATTTTAATTTATACATTGGAGGCTTTTGAGCGGCATCCTAGTATAGATGCTATTATTGTAGTAGGGTTGGAACGTTGGATTGATATTATATGGGCATATGCGAAGCAATTTAATATAACTAAATTGAAATGGGTGGTATCAGGTGGAAACACTGGTCATGAATCGATTCGCAATGGCTTATTAGAATTGGAGAAACATTGTGACATTTCTGATGTTGTAATGATACATGATGGGAATCGACCGATGATAAGTCCGGATATTATATCGGATAGTTTGGCCAAACAAAAAGAGTTTGGAAGTGCCGTTGCAGTAATTCCTTGTGTGGAGGTGGTCTTTAAAAGTAAAGATGGTCAATCATCCACTATAAATATACCTAGAGATGAACTACTTCGTACACAAACTCCTCATACTTATGAGCTAGGAAAATTATTGTGGGCACATAGGGAAAGTGATCGATTGGGCATTTCAAATACGGTTGCTTCTTGTGATTTGATGTGTAGACTGGGGGAGACTGTATATTTTTCGAAAGGATCAGAGCGGAATTTAAAGATAACGACAGTGGAAGATATAGAGATTTTTACTTCGTTGTTAGATTATAGGAAAGAGGAGGGATTGAAGTGA
- a CDS encoding sugar 3,4-ketoisomerase: MDNKPVIIELPKFLDKRGNLSFVEEFQHVPFKIARSYWIYDVPGGEVRGGHAYKKNEEFIIALSGSFEVHIDDGIRQQTFLLNRSYYGLYVPKGAWREMVNFSTNSLALVLASIPYSVDDYIYDYQEFKNYTHANIQCL, translated from the coding sequence ATGGATAACAAGCCGGTAATAATAGAGCTACCCAAGTTTTTAGATAAGCGGGGTAATCTTTCCTTTGTAGAGGAATTCCAGCATGTTCCATTCAAAATCGCACGTAGTTATTGGATATACGATGTGCCGGGAGGGGAAGTGCGTGGAGGTCATGCCTATAAGAAGAATGAAGAGTTTATCATCGCATTGTCGGGAAGTTTTGAGGTTCATATTGATGATGGGATACGACAACAGACATTCCTGTTGAATCGATCCTATTACGGACTTTATGTGCCCAAAGGGGCTTGGAGGGAAATGGTCAATTTTTCAACAAACTCATTGGCCTTAGTTTTAGCGTCTATCCCTTATAGTGTGGATGATTATATATACGATTATCAAGAATTTAAAAATTATACTCATGCGAACATCCAGTGTTTATGA
- a CDS encoding glycosyltransferase WbsX family protein, whose protein sequence is MSSKVKVIAFYLPQFHPIPENDEWWGKGFTEWTSVGRAKKYYRGHYQPRVPADLGYYDLRLPQVRQQQADLAKEAGISAFCYWHYWFGNGKQLLENPLQEVVKLGEPDFPFCLGWANHTWLNKSWNREKQTVIPKPLILQEYPGKKDVDCHFYTMLPMFRDQRYFRIHGKLLFLIYAPLDIPNFKYFKMRWNELASQNDLPGFYFIANSEDISNIKNPIIREFEAVSLCRLYSAWNIEGKKVNNIVIRITRNISRILGYSLNKISYKKAIEKIDTPYYEEDRVYPNIIPGWDNSPRRGPGAFIFHKATPALFKKHVKMILNRIKDKPDEDKVIFLKSWNEWAEGNYMEPDLKWGKGYIRALREALEEDAK, encoded by the coding sequence ATGTCTAGTAAAGTAAAAGTAATAGCTTTTTATTTACCTCAATTTCATCCTATACCAGAAAATGATGAATGGTGGGGGAAAGGATTCACAGAATGGACCAGTGTAGGGCGTGCTAAAAAATATTATAGAGGACATTATCAACCTCGAGTTCCGGCTGATTTGGGGTATTATGATCTACGTTTACCGCAGGTGCGTCAACAACAAGCTGATTTGGCAAAAGAGGCTGGTATTTCAGCTTTTTGTTATTGGCATTATTGGTTTGGTAATGGAAAACAGCTGTTGGAAAATCCGTTACAGGAAGTTGTTAAGTTAGGGGAACCAGATTTTCCTTTTTGTTTAGGATGGGCAAACCATACTTGGCTAAATAAATCGTGGAACAGAGAGAAACAGACGGTTATACCTAAGCCTTTGATATTGCAAGAGTATCCTGGGAAAAAAGATGTTGATTGTCATTTCTATACTATGCTGCCAATGTTTAGAGATCAGCGTTATTTTCGAATTCATGGAAAGCTCTTGTTTTTAATATATGCGCCATTGGATATACCGAATTTCAAATATTTTAAAATGAGATGGAACGAATTAGCGAGTCAAAATGATTTACCAGGATTTTATTTTATTGCAAATTCAGAAGATATATCCAATATAAAGAATCCCATTATTCGAGAGTTTGAAGCTGTTTCTCTGTGTCGGTTATATTCGGCTTGGAATATAGAAGGGAAAAAAGTGAATAATATTGTTATACGTATTACACGTAATATATCTCGTATTTTAGGGTATTCTTTGAATAAAATTTCATATAAAAAGGCTATAGAAAAAATTGATACTCCATATTATGAGGAAGATAGAGTGTATCCTAATATTATACCGGGTTGGGATAACTCTCCTCGTCGTGGGCCCGGAGCATTTATCTTTCATAAAGCTACACCTGCATTATTTAAGAAACATGTAAAGATGATATTGAATAGGATAAAAGATAAACCGGATGAGGATAAGGTTATTTTCCTTAAGTCATGGAATGAGTGGGCTGAGGGTAATTATATGGAACCTGATTTGAAGTGGGGAAAAGGATATATTAGGGCTTTGAGAGAAGCCTTGGAAGAGGATGCTAAATGA
- a CDS encoding sugar 3,4-ketoisomerase yields MRTSSVYDCTMIELDKHHSDRKGNLTVVENLKTVPFDVKRAYYLYDVPGGESRGGHAHKELSQLIIAASGSFTVTLDDGNVKRTFHLNRPYQGLYIVPGIWRTLDDFSSGSVCLVLASNGYDEGDYIRDYDKFLEFRRD; encoded by the coding sequence ATGCGAACATCCAGTGTTTATGATTGTACAATGATAGAGCTTGATAAACATCATAGCGACCGAAAAGGAAACTTAACAGTAGTAGAGAACCTAAAGACTGTCCCTTTTGATGTGAAACGCGCTTATTATTTGTATGATGTCCCTGGTGGTGAGAGTCGTGGTGGCCATGCGCATAAGGAGCTAAGCCAATTGATTATTGCTGCAAGTGGTAGTTTTACGGTTACATTGGATGACGGAAATGTAAAACGAACTTTCCATTTGAACCGTCCTTATCAAGGGCTTTATATCGTTCCGGGTATATGGCGTACATTGGATGATTTTTCTTCGGGTTCTGTATGCTTGGTTTTGGCTTCGAATGGGTATGATGAGGGGGATTATATAAGGGATTATGATAAATTTTTAGAATTTAGGAGAGATTAG
- a CDS encoding O-antigen translocase, which produces MGIVHKILSFSQRTLKADIVKVFSFTAMSTVVKMLTGLISVKVVASIIGPSGVALVGQLNNFATIAMSLASGGINNGITKYVAEYKEDKERIKDCLSTALQITAVCSLLVGTFLILFNSYLSKVILLSPDYNYVFIIFGFTILLYALNLMLISILNGFKEFKRYVRINIANSVIGLIFTLSFVSVLRLPGALISAVTYQSIMFFITLWMMRKLPWFTWGNFKRKINGTLSRKYMHYTLMALTTAATVPVSQMLLRGYVISEISPVEAGWWEGMNRISHMYLMVITSSFSVYYLPRLSELKDSVEIKREIVKAYKVIVPMLLVAFTLVYLLRTVMIRILFTPEFLPMENLFFWQLAGDFFKICSWLLSFLLVAKSMTKAFVSTEVLFSLNFVILGFLFMRMNGVVGINQAYLVNYVVYLICMVFIFRRILYVK; this is translated from the coding sequence ATGGGAATAGTTCATAAAATTCTCTCTTTCAGCCAACGGACATTAAAGGCGGACATCGTAAAAGTCTTTTCCTTTACAGCCATGTCTACCGTGGTAAAGATGCTTACGGGGCTGATTAGCGTTAAAGTGGTAGCCTCAATAATTGGTCCTTCTGGAGTGGCTTTAGTGGGACAATTGAATAATTTCGCTACAATTGCGATGTCTTTAGCCAGTGGAGGTATCAATAACGGTATCACCAAATACGTGGCTGAATATAAAGAGGATAAAGAGAGAATCAAGGACTGCTTATCGACTGCGTTGCAGATCACGGCTGTCTGTTCATTACTTGTTGGTACTTTTTTGATTCTCTTCAACTCTTATTTAAGCAAGGTCATCTTATTATCACCGGATTATAATTACGTTTTTATCATATTTGGTTTTACAATCTTATTGTATGCTTTAAATCTAATGTTAATCTCGATTCTTAACGGGTTTAAGGAATTTAAGAGATATGTAAGGATTAATATTGCCAATAGCGTAATAGGCTTGATTTTCACATTGTCATTTGTTTCTGTTTTAAGATTGCCCGGTGCTTTGATCAGTGCCGTGACCTATCAAAGCATTATGTTCTTTATTACGCTTTGGATGATGCGGAAATTACCTTGGTTTACATGGGGTAATTTTAAGCGGAAGATAAACGGTACCTTGTCGAGGAAATATATGCACTATACCTTGATGGCGCTTACTACAGCGGCTACGGTACCTGTTTCCCAAATGTTGTTGAGAGGATATGTGATTTCAGAGATATCGCCTGTAGAAGCAGGTTGGTGGGAAGGCATGAACCGGATCTCTCACATGTATCTGATGGTGATTACAAGTTCGTTTTCTGTTTATTATTTGCCACGCCTTTCGGAATTGAAGGATTCTGTTGAGATCAAGCGGGAAATAGTGAAGGCTTACAAAGTGATTGTTCCGATGTTGTTGGTCGCTTTTACTTTGGTTTACCTGTTGCGTACTGTCATGATCCGTATTCTTTTCACACCGGAGTTCTTGCCGATGGAGAATCTGTTCTTTTGGCAATTGGCTGGAGATTTTTTTAAGATATGTAGTTGGCTGTTATCTTTCTTACTGGTCGCTAAATCTATGACAAAAGCATTTGTATCAACAGAAGTGTTGTTTTCTTTGAATTTTGTGATATTGGGTTTCTTGTTTATGCGTATGAATGGTGTAGTAGGAATCAATCAGGCGTACTTGGTGAATTATGTGGTGTATTTGATTTGTATGGTTTTTATTTTTAGAAGAATATTGTATGTAAAATAG
- a CDS encoding polysaccharide biosynthesis protein, protein MMDFHKGRWRLALGRLVNLRYINRWIIFSADLFVSLSVSLLGVLGMFSILHIRIGESDVLKVGLSSFVSSIVSFLLFKAYHGVIRHSTLRGLWRIGGAAIGKSLLMFLLLWLLKARFSPSIYWLGGIMDSTLTIVMLVTLRVFVINVYNSVLLQLGKKRKRVLVFGTEEESVMIATSANRQVFMQNYSIMGFLSFGNSKKSIRIAELPVYQIENVEDLYRLIPRNSLDGVLFPNIKVAHQERDRLIRYCEQASLKTLVVPEMEELRGGEAKRSVREIRIEDLLGREEIHINLDEIGNLLEGKTVLVTGAAGSIGSEICRQLAHFPIKKLVCFDSAETPMHNLRLELEEKYKGLNFVPVIGDVRSPDRVDYVFRNWHPQVVFHAAAYKHVPLMEENPCEAIRTNVFGTRVMADAAVSYGVEKFVMISTDKAVNPTNIMGCSKRLAEIYVQSLSLAIERGEVKGETRFITTRFGNVLGSNGSVIPRFREQIAQGGPVTVTHPDIIRYFMTIPEACRLVLEAGTMGKGGEIFIFDMGEPVKIADLAKRMIELSGLQVDKDIEIKYTGLRPGEKLYEELLNNKENTKETPHEKIRVAAVREYDYKDVVEHINVLTELSLRVQILSMVKEMKAFVPEFKSQNSQFEELD, encoded by the coding sequence ATGATGGATTTTCATAAGGGCAGATGGCGATTGGCCTTAGGCCGTCTGGTGAATTTGCGGTATATCAACCGTTGGATCATTTTTAGTGCGGACCTTTTCGTCTCGCTCTCCGTATCGTTGCTGGGCGTACTAGGAATGTTCTCCATTCTGCATATACGTATTGGAGAGTCTGATGTGCTGAAAGTGGGCCTCTCCTCATTTGTGAGCAGTATCGTTTCGTTCTTGCTGTTCAAAGCATATCATGGGGTTATTCGCCATTCCACGCTGCGTGGCTTGTGGCGGATCGGTGGTGCTGCGATCGGCAAGTCGCTCTTGATGTTCCTGCTGCTTTGGCTGTTGAAAGCCCGTTTCAGCCCTTCTATCTATTGGTTGGGTGGAATCATGGACAGTACGTTGACGATCGTGATGTTGGTCACGTTGCGTGTCTTCGTGATCAATGTCTATAACAGCGTCCTCCTGCAACTCGGTAAGAAACGCAAGCGGGTACTGGTCTTTGGCACGGAGGAGGAGAGCGTGATGATCGCCACATCGGCGAACCGTCAGGTATTCATGCAGAATTATAGCATCATGGGCTTCCTTTCCTTTGGTAATTCCAAGAAAAGCATCCGGATTGCGGAGTTGCCGGTCTACCAGATCGAGAACGTGGAGGATCTGTATCGCTTGATCCCTCGCAACAGCTTGGATGGCGTTCTCTTCCCCAATATAAAGGTTGCCCATCAGGAGCGTGACCGTTTGATCCGTTATTGCGAGCAGGCCTCTTTGAAGACATTGGTAGTCCCGGAGATGGAGGAGCTACGTGGAGGTGAGGCGAAACGTTCCGTCCGAGAGATCCGTATCGAGGATTTGCTGGGTCGTGAGGAGATCCATATTAATCTGGACGAAATCGGCAATCTGTTGGAAGGGAAGACCGTGCTTGTCACGGGAGCCGCCGGCAGTATCGGTAGCGAGATCTGTCGCCAGCTGGCTCATTTCCCGATTAAGAAGTTGGTTTGCTTCGACTCCGCCGAGACTCCGATGCATAATCTCCGTCTGGAATTGGAAGAAAAATATAAGGGACTAAACTTTGTCCCGGTGATCGGCGATGTCCGTAGCCCGGACCGTGTGGATTATGTGTTCCGCAACTGGCACCCCCAAGTAGTGTTCCATGCGGCGGCCTACAAGCATGTCCCTTTAATGGAGGAGAATCCCTGCGAGGCGATCCGAACAAACGTGTTCGGTACTCGTGTGATGGCGGATGCCGCTGTAAGCTATGGTGTGGAGAAATTTGTGATGATCAGTACGGATAAGGCGGTGAACCCCACGAACATCATGGGCTGTAGCAAGCGCTTGGCTGAGATCTATGTACAGAGTCTGAGCCTTGCGATCGAGCGAGGAGAGGTGAAAGGCGAGACGCGTTTCATTACGACCCGCTTTGGAAACGTATTGGGTAGCAACGGTTCGGTTATCCCCCGTTTCCGGGAACAAATCGCTCAGGGAGGTCCAGTGACGGTCACCCATCCCGATATCATCCGTTACTTTATGACTATCCCGGAGGCTTGTCGCCTGGTGTTAGAGGCCGGTACAATGGGCAAGGGTGGTGAGATCTTTATCTTCGATATGGGAGAGCCGGTGAAGATAGCGGATTTGGCGAAGCGCATGATCGAGCTGTCCGGATTACAGGTAGACAAAGACATCGAGATCAAGTACACTGGTCTCCGCCCCGGTGAGAAATTGTATGAAGAGCTACTGAACAACAAGGAGAACACGAAAGAGACCCCTCACGAGAAGATTCGAGTGGCGGCGGTTCGTGAGTATGACTATAAGGATGTGGTAGAACATATCAATGTGTTAACGGAATTGTCCCTCCGTGTTCAGATCCTCTCGATGGTAAAGGAGATGAAAGCCTTTGTCCCCGAGTTTAAGAGTCAGAATTCTCAGTTTGAGGAGTTGGATTGA